A single genomic interval of Saccharothrix saharensis harbors:
- a CDS encoding non-ribosomal peptide synthetase yields MSEDRRRWPLSPGQLGIWYGQRLNPDNVFVMSEYLEIHGPVDVALFEEALRRTVLEAETVQVRFTEDADGVWQFLAPDPHLHFFDHTDRADPVGDAVAWMDADVYRPMDLENGPLSVDALFKVAPDRFLYYQRNHHVIADGVSGRIFTDRLATVYSALVAGEEPPPGAFATLQQYLDDDAAYRASAAYLRDQEHWRARLADRPAPVGLTSGTAPASARPARATAHVEPALMDRMKELTRAHASTWPMALTAATAVYLHLVTGARTTPVGFPVMARKSKLLRETPGMVSNILALFVDVDPSVTFVDVLRRTTAEARNTLKHQRYRQEDVLRDLGLVRGAGQLANVVVNIMPFDYNVTFGGHGVTAHNLSNGVIDDVEITAYDRSDGKPVRIDLDGNEFLYREPEVAAHLDRLLRLLDRLVADPDAPLASFDLLADAERELALDGWNRTDAPLSDEDGVVRRVREHARSTPDAVAVVDDEGSTSYAELAGRAAALTRRLGEAGVGRGDVVALPTAPGRDFVVSVLAVFGAGAAYVPVDSDSPIARGRALLADSGARLVLASPAVASFAADLAGDVDLLLVSDEVAGSWPEPVGAGDDLAYVLFTSGSTGKPKGAMVTHRGMVNHLLTKVEDCRLSDVDTVVQNAPLTFDISIWQMLAPLMVGGTTRVVTRELAADPRALFDRTDAERVAVLEVVPSLLRAALESWEADGDRPGLASLRLLVATGEALPADLCVRWLEAFPAIPLMNAYGPTECADDVTHAFITSPDDVADGVPIGSALRNTRLYVLDDRLRPVPVGTPGELYVGGEGVGRGYLGDPGRTGAVFVPDPFTPRAGRRMYRTGDYVVRRPDGSLVFLERRDHQVKVRGHRIELGEVEAALAGHADVGALAVVVREDRPGDKRLVAYVTPADVDTAALRASAEAGLPGYMVPSAFVALDALPLTPNGKLDRHALPAPDSGAAGRAPRTPLEELLVAVFADVLGVERVGVDEGFFDLGGHSLLATRLISKVRAALGVELSLRSVFDHPTPAGLALVVDGASAARSRPTARPRPDVLPLSSAQRRLWFLHGLDEAGGTYNVPLPLRLTGPLDRDALLAALGDVVTRHEPLRTRYPEVDGEPVQQVLDAAEALRALPDHVETAAVADPAERMTAATGHRFDLTHGLPWRLWLFETGPDEHVLLLVVHHIAADGWSLAPLLRDLGTAYRARHAATTPEFTPLPLQYADYALWQREALGDEDDPDGALSRQVRFWRDRLAGLPEVLELPTDRPRPDVPSHRGARVPLTVDGELYARLTDIARETRTSVFMVLHAAVAALLTRLGAGTDIPLGTAVAGRSDEVLDDLVGFFVNTVVLRTDTSGDPSFEELLERVRQTDLAALAHQDVPFERLVEELNPRRSLARHPLFQVMLVLQNTPDPDVDLPGLNVAVADLRTAVAKFNLWFDLYETRDDSGAVTGVAGALEYALDLFDDAGARHLVTRLGTLLAAVAADPATPLARLGLLTPEERHAELVTWNDTARRVGSTSLAARFEAQAAATPDAPAVASDAGTLTYGQLDAEADRWAHRLAAAGVGTETPVALLVDRSPALVVMILAVLKAGGYYVPLHESYPVERLDFVLADLGAPVLVTDRAALPEGLTAPAHVLRTDERPPAAGPLNRRSHPDQLAYVMHTSGSTGVPKGVAVTHANVVELATDRLFTTPAHARVLLHSSHAFDASTYELWAPLLSGGTVVVAPPGVLDIATLGRVVTEHRVTALWLTAGLFRLVAEEAPTCLAGVREVWTGGDVVPAGAVARVRAHCPELTVVDGYGPTETTTFATRFALRPGEPDPEAMPIGLPMDNTRVHVLDADLGLTPPGAVGELYVAGTGLARGYLGRAGLTAERFVPNPYGPPGDRMYRTGDLVRRRPDGRLAFHGRADDQVKLRGFRIEPGEVEAVLARHPDVAHAVIAVRADHRGERRLVAYVVPAEGAAPDQAALREHVGDALPAYMVPSVFVELEALPLNGNGKVDRHALPAPTTTAASASRAAHGVEQTLCALFADVLGVPEVGVDDGFFDLGGHSLLAMRLISRVRAVLGVEAPIRAVFEHPTPAGLARALHDAAPARARVTARPRPDVVPLSAAQQRLWFLDRLDEAGGLYSVPLAVRLTGALDDAALLAAVADVVVRHEVLRTVFPEVDGAPRQAVLDPAAATALLSAATRRVGTTEDALPADLADAVRHKFDLADDLPVAVRLYRLAADHHVLLLLLHHVAADGWSLAPLLRDLGVAYRARHEGVAPEFTPLPVQYADYTLWQHDVLGSDEDERSALRAQLDHWRARLADLPDTLDLPTDRPRPSRPEHDGGSVPLRLDADVHARVARLAAAHGASTFMVLHAALSALLTRLGAGTDIPVGTPVAGRRDEALDDLVGFFVNTLVLRVDTSGEPAFGELLDRVRDTDLAAFAHQDVPFDRLVEELAPPRSLARHPLFQVLLALQNNADPDLDLPGVTPEVVDLPAGPAKFDLSFTLAERHEDGEPAGLHGELEFSRDLFDTDTAHRVATWFARLLDRATAEPARRIGELDLLAPGEADHLARGAAGPVGPVPDATVLAAFERFAAAGGDRTAVVADDVRLTAAEVERRANRLAHSLLRRGTAVGDVVAVVLPRSVDTVVALLAVLKAGAVYLPLDPDHPAERRRATLADARPALVVEGSVADHALPDVPDTAPTDADRTRPLTARDAAYVIYTSGSTGRPKGVVVEHGSLANLLRHHEEHVFTPVARRLGRDRLRSALTAPVAFDASWDPVLWLFAGHELHVIGDDARRDPAALVAHLRRERIDVIETTPSYVDHLVAHGLLDGPERFPSVVLLGGEAVPAHLWETLRGTPGLVALNFYGPTESTVDSMIADLADHAAPVIGTPVLNSRAHVLDAWLRPVPVGVPGELYLSGPNVARGYLDRPALTSHRFVADPFAAGGARMYRTGDLARRLPDGAVEFLGRVDSQVKVRGFRVEPGEVEAALRRHGGVDACAVLLRPDHGGTPRLVAYVTAAPGRELDTAALRSAVRAELPDYMVPAAVVVLDELPLSRNGKLDHAVLPAPAAPEPAPRTDGTRTAREEALCAVFADVLGLPDVGVDDSFFDLGGDSIGSIQLVSRARRAGLVFTPRDVFERKTVAELALVAVEPADARLVPDTTGSGPAVLTPVVRWFLDSGGTLDGFNQAQLVAVPAGLGRERLLGALDALLDHHDALRSRLARDDEGEWVYGIADPGAVRAADVTRRVDVTGLDDTARAAAVRAEADTAWRRLDPARGRLVQAVWFDAGPAHPGDLLLVVHHLAVDGVSWRILLPDLARAWHALAAGREPELEPVWTSWRRWSHLLHDAAHDPARADQLPYWTAVLDGPDPLLGARPLDPARDTVGTARTSEVRLTVEETAPLLTEVPAAFHAGVDDVLLTALALAVGRWRERRGRGAGTSVLLQVEGHGREDVVPDVELSRTVGWFTSVHPVRLDPGRVGWPELLAGGPAAGTALKRVKEQLRELPEKGVGYGLLRHLNADTAGKLAGLGAPQVAFNYLGRVDTAAPGGDRLWLPAPGFTAPVGHDDLPFVHAIEVTAVTEDTPVGPRLAATLAWPADLLADTEAADLAAAWRQALGGLVEHVRGTAAGGLTPSDLDLVPLSQDELDLLEDDEDESEDLDR; encoded by the coding sequence ATGAGCGAGGACAGGCGGCGGTGGCCGCTCTCCCCGGGACAGCTGGGGATCTGGTACGGCCAGCGGTTGAACCCCGACAACGTGTTCGTCATGTCGGAGTACCTGGAGATCCACGGCCCGGTGGACGTGGCGCTGTTCGAGGAGGCGCTGCGCCGCACCGTGCTGGAGGCCGAGACCGTCCAGGTCCGGTTCACCGAGGACGCCGACGGCGTGTGGCAGTTCCTCGCTCCCGACCCGCACCTGCACTTCTTCGACCACACCGACCGCGCCGACCCGGTCGGTGACGCGGTGGCGTGGATGGACGCCGACGTGTACCGGCCGATGGACCTGGAGAACGGGCCGCTGTCGGTGGACGCGCTGTTCAAGGTCGCGCCGGACCGGTTCCTGTACTACCAGCGCAACCACCACGTGATCGCCGACGGCGTGAGCGGGCGCATCTTCACCGACCGCCTGGCCACGGTGTACTCGGCCCTGGTGGCGGGTGAGGAGCCGCCGCCCGGCGCGTTCGCCACGCTCCAGCAGTACCTGGACGACGACGCCGCCTACCGCGCGTCCGCGGCCTACCTGCGCGACCAGGAGCACTGGCGCGCCCGCCTGGCCGACCGGCCCGCGCCCGTCGGCCTCACCTCCGGCACCGCGCCCGCCAGCGCCCGCCCGGCCCGCGCCACCGCGCACGTCGAGCCCGCGCTGATGGACCGGATGAAGGAGCTGACCCGGGCCCACGCGTCCACCTGGCCGATGGCGCTGACCGCCGCGACCGCCGTCTACCTGCACCTGGTCACGGGCGCGCGCACGACGCCGGTCGGGTTCCCGGTGATGGCGCGCAAGAGCAAGCTGCTGCGCGAGACGCCCGGCATGGTGAGCAACATCCTCGCGCTGTTCGTGGACGTCGACCCGTCGGTCACGTTCGTCGACGTGCTGCGGCGGACGACCGCGGAAGCGCGCAACACGCTCAAGCACCAGCGGTACCGGCAGGAGGACGTGCTGCGGGACCTGGGGCTGGTGCGCGGCGCGGGCCAGTTGGCGAACGTCGTGGTCAACATCATGCCGTTCGACTACAACGTCACCTTCGGCGGGCACGGTGTCACCGCGCACAACCTGTCCAACGGCGTGATCGACGACGTGGAGATCACCGCGTACGACCGGTCGGACGGCAAGCCCGTGCGGATCGACCTGGACGGCAACGAGTTCCTGTACCGCGAGCCGGAGGTGGCCGCGCACCTGGACCGGTTGCTGCGGCTGCTCGACCGGCTCGTGGCGGACCCGGACGCGCCGCTGGCGTCGTTCGACCTGCTGGCGGACGCGGAACGCGAGCTGGCGCTGGACGGGTGGAACCGGACCGACGCGCCGTTGAGCGACGAGGACGGCGTGGTGCGGCGGGTGCGGGAGCACGCCCGGAGCACGCCCGACGCGGTCGCCGTGGTGGACGACGAAGGGTCGACGAGCTACGCCGAGCTGGCCGGTCGTGCCGCCGCGCTGACCCGACGGCTGGGGGAGGCGGGCGTCGGGCGCGGTGACGTGGTCGCGCTGCCCACCGCGCCGGGCCGCGACTTCGTGGTGTCCGTGCTGGCGGTGTTCGGGGCGGGCGCGGCGTACGTGCCGGTGGACTCGGACTCGCCGATCGCCCGCGGTCGCGCGCTGCTGGCCGACAGCGGGGCACGCCTGGTGCTCGCGTCACCGGCCGTGGCGTCCTTCGCCGCCGACCTGGCCGGGGACGTGGACCTGCTGCTGGTCTCCGACGAGGTGGCCGGATCCTGGCCCGAGCCCGTCGGCGCGGGTGACGACCTGGCGTACGTGCTGTTCACGTCCGGGTCGACCGGCAAGCCCAAGGGCGCCATGGTCACGCACCGGGGCATGGTGAACCACCTGCTGACCAAGGTCGAGGACTGTCGGCTGTCCGATGTGGACACGGTGGTGCAGAACGCGCCGCTGACGTTCGACATCAGCATCTGGCAGATGCTGGCCCCGCTGATGGTGGGCGGCACCACGCGCGTCGTCACCCGTGAGCTCGCGGCCGACCCGCGCGCCCTGTTCGACCGGACCGACGCCGAGCGCGTCGCCGTCCTCGAAGTGGTGCCGTCACTGCTGCGCGCGGCCCTGGAGTCGTGGGAAGCCGACGGCGACCGGCCGGGGTTGGCGTCGCTGCGCCTGCTCGTCGCCACCGGTGAGGCGCTGCCCGCCGACCTGTGCGTCCGCTGGCTCGAAGCGTTCCCCGCCATCCCGCTCATGAACGCCTACGGTCCCACCGAGTGCGCCGACGACGTCACGCACGCGTTCATCACCTCGCCCGACGACGTCGCCGACGGCGTCCCCATCGGCAGCGCCCTGCGCAACACCCGGCTCTACGTGCTGGACGACCGGTTGCGGCCGGTGCCCGTCGGCACGCCCGGTGAGCTGTACGTCGGCGGTGAGGGCGTGGGCCGGGGCTACCTCGGCGACCCGGGCCGCACCGGCGCGGTGTTCGTGCCCGACCCGTTCACGCCGCGCGCCGGCCGCCGCATGTACCGCACCGGCGACTACGTGGTGCGCCGCCCCGACGGGTCGCTGGTGTTCCTGGAACGCCGGGACCACCAGGTGAAGGTCCGCGGTCACCGCATCGAGCTGGGCGAGGTCGAGGCCGCGCTCGCCGGGCACGCCGACGTCGGCGCGCTCGCGGTCGTGGTGCGGGAGGACCGGCCCGGCGACAAGCGGCTCGTCGCGTACGTGACGCCCGCCGACGTCGACACCGCCGCGCTGCGGGCGTCGGCCGAGGCCGGGTTGCCGGGGTACATGGTGCCGTCGGCGTTCGTCGCCCTGGACGCGCTGCCGTTGACGCCCAACGGGAAGCTCGACCGGCACGCGCTGCCCGCGCCCGACTCCGGTGCGGCCGGCCGTGCGCCGCGCACGCCGCTGGAAGAGTTGCTGGTCGCGGTGTTCGCCGACGTGCTCGGTGTCGAACGGGTCGGCGTGGACGAGGGGTTCTTCGACCTCGGCGGCCACTCGCTGCTCGCCACCCGGCTGATCAGCAAGGTGCGGGCCGCGCTGGGCGTGGAGCTGTCGCTGCGGTCGGTGTTCGACCACCCGACGCCCGCCGGGCTGGCGCTCGTCGTGGACGGTGCGTCCGCCGCCCGCTCGCGCCCCACCGCACGGCCGCGCCCGGACGTGCTGCCCCTGTCGTCCGCCCAACGCCGCCTGTGGTTCCTGCACGGCCTGGACGAGGCGGGCGGCACCTACAACGTGCCGCTGCCGTTGCGCCTCACGGGTCCGCTCGACCGCGATGCGCTGCTGGCCGCGCTCGGTGACGTCGTCACCCGCCACGAGCCGCTGCGCACCCGTTACCCGGAGGTCGACGGCGAGCCCGTCCAGCAGGTCCTCGACGCCGCCGAGGCGCTGCGCGCGCTGCCCGACCACGTGGAGACGGCGGCCGTCGCGGACCCGGCGGAGCGGATGACCGCCGCCACCGGACACCGCTTCGACCTCACCCACGGCCTGCCGTGGCGGCTGTGGCTGTTCGAGACCGGGCCGGACGAGCACGTCCTGCTGCTGGTCGTGCACCACATCGCCGCGGACGGCTGGTCGCTGGCACCCCTGCTGCGCGACCTCGGCACGGCTTACCGCGCCCGCCACGCGGCCACCACCCCCGAGTTCACGCCGCTGCCGTTGCAGTACGCGGACTACGCGCTGTGGCAACGCGAAGCGCTCGGCGACGAGGACGACCCGGACGGCGCGCTCAGCCGCCAGGTCCGGTTCTGGCGCGACCGGCTCGCCGGGCTGCCCGAGGTGCTGGAGCTGCCCACCGACCGGCCCCGCCCGGACGTGCCGTCGCACCGGGGCGCACGCGTGCCGCTGACCGTGGACGGCGAGCTGTACGCGCGGCTGACCGACATCGCTCGGGAGACGCGCACCAGCGTTTTCATGGTCCTGCACGCCGCCGTGGCCGCCTTGCTGACGCGGTTGGGCGCGGGTACGGACATCCCGTTGGGCACGGCGGTGGCCGGTCGGTCCGACGAGGTGCTGGACGACCTGGTCGGGTTCTTCGTGAACACGGTGGTGCTGCGCACCGACACCTCCGGTGACCCGTCGTTCGAGGAACTGTTGGAGCGGGTGCGGCAGACCGACCTGGCGGCGTTGGCGCACCAGGACGTGCCGTTCGAACGGCTGGTGGAGGAGCTGAACCCGCGCCGGTCGCTGGCGCGGCACCCGCTGTTCCAGGTGATGCTCGTGCTGCAGAACACCCCGGACCCGGACGTCGACCTGCCCGGCCTGAACGTCGCGGTGGCCGACCTGCGCACCGCCGTGGCCAAGTTCAACCTGTGGTTCGACCTGTACGAGACCCGCGACGACAGCGGCGCGGTGACCGGTGTCGCCGGTGCCCTGGAGTACGCGCTCGACCTGTTCGACGACGCGGGTGCGCGGCACCTGGTGACGCGCCTGGGCACGCTGCTCGCCGCCGTCGCCGCCGATCCCGCGACGCCGCTCGCGCGCCTGGGCCTGCTCACCCCCGAAGAGCGGCACGCCGAGCTGGTCACCTGGAACGACACCGCCCGCCGCGTCGGGTCCACGTCCCTGGCCGCGCGGTTCGAGGCGCAGGCCGCCGCCACGCCCGACGCGCCCGCCGTGGCGTCGGACGCGGGCACCCTCACGTACGGGCAGCTCGACGCCGAGGCCGACCGGTGGGCGCACCGGCTCGCCGCCGCCGGCGTCGGCACCGAGACGCCCGTCGCGCTTCTCGTGGACCGGTCGCCCGCGCTGGTGGTGATGATCCTCGCGGTGCTCAAGGCCGGCGGGTACTACGTGCCGCTGCACGAGTCGTACCCGGTGGAGCGCCTGGACTTCGTGCTCGCCGACCTCGGCGCGCCCGTCCTGGTCACCGACCGGGCCGCGCTGCCCGAGGGGCTCACCGCGCCCGCGCACGTCCTGCGCACCGACGAGCGGCCGCCCGCCGCCGGCCCGCTGAACCGGCGTTCGCACCCCGACCAGCTGGCGTACGTCATGCACACGTCCGGCTCGACGGGCGTGCCCAAGGGCGTCGCGGTCACCCACGCCAACGTCGTGGAGCTGGCCACCGACCGCCTGTTCACCACACCCGCGCACGCCCGCGTGCTGCTGCACTCGTCGCACGCCTTCGACGCCTCCACCTACGAGCTGTGGGCGCCGCTGCTGTCCGGCGGCACGGTCGTGGTGGCACCGCCCGGCGTGCTGGACATCGCCACCCTCGGCCGGGTCGTCACCGAGCACCGCGTCACGGCCCTGTGGCTCACCGCCGGCCTGTTCCGGCTGGTCGCCGAGGAAGCGCCGACGTGCCTGGCCGGTGTGCGGGAGGTGTGGACCGGCGGTGACGTCGTGCCCGCCGGCGCGGTGGCCCGGGTGCGCGCGCACTGCCCGGAGCTGACCGTGGTCGACGGCTACGGCCCCACCGAGACCACCACGTTCGCCACCCGGTTCGCGCTGCGGCCCGGCGAGCCGGACCCCGAGGCGATGCCGATCGGCCTGCCGATGGACAACACGCGCGTGCACGTGCTCGACGCCGACCTGGGGCTCACGCCGCCGGGCGCGGTGGGTGAGCTGTACGTGGCGGGCACCGGCCTCGCGCGCGGCTATTTGGGGCGCGCCGGTCTGACCGCGGAGCGGTTCGTGCCCAACCCGTACGGGCCGCCCGGCGACCGCATGTACCGCACCGGCGACCTCGTGCGCCGCCGGCCCGACGGGCGGTTGGCGTTCCACGGGCGCGCGGACGACCAGGTCAAGCTGCGGGGTTTCCGGATCGAGCCGGGCGAGGTCGAGGCCGTGCTGGCCCGGCACCCGGACGTGGCGCACGCGGTGATCGCCGTCCGCGCCGACCACCGCGGCGAACGCCGCCTCGTGGCCTACGTGGTGCCCGCCGAGGGCGCGGCCCCGGACCAGGCGGCGTTGCGCGAGCACGTCGGCGACGCGCTGCCCGCGTACATGGTGCCGTCGGTGTTCGTGGAGCTGGAGGCGTTGCCCCTCAACGGCAACGGCAAGGTCGACCGGCACGCCCTGCCCGCGCCGACGACCACCGCCGCGTCCGCGTCCCGTGCGGCGCACGGCGTGGAGCAGACGTTGTGCGCGCTGTTCGCCGACGTGCTCGGCGTGCCCGAGGTGGGGGTGGACGACGGGTTCTTCGACCTCGGCGGCCACTCGCTGCTGGCGATGCGGCTGATCAGCCGGGTCCGGGCGGTGCTGGGCGTGGAAGCGCCGATCCGCGCGGTGTTCGAGCACCCGACGCCCGCCGGGCTGGCCCGCGCCCTGCACGACGCCGCGCCCGCCCGTGCCCGCGTCACGGCCCGGCCGCGGCCCGACGTGGTGCCGCTGTCGGCCGCGCAGCAGCGCCTGTGGTTCCTCGACCGGCTGGACGAGGCGGGCGGCCTGTACTCCGTGCCGCTGGCCGTGCGGCTGACCGGCGCGCTGGACGACGCCGCGCTGCTCGCGGCCGTGGCCGACGTCGTGGTCCGGCACGAGGTGCTGCGCACGGTGTTCCCCGAGGTCGACGGCGCGCCGCGGCAGGCGGTGCTGGACCCGGCGGCGGCGACCGCCCTGCTCAGCGCCGCCACCCGGCGGGTCGGCACCACCGAGGACGCGCTGCCCGCCGACCTGGCCGACGCCGTGCGGCACAAGTTCGACCTCGCCGACGACCTGCCCGTGGCCGTGCGGCTGTACCGGCTCGCCGCCGACCACCACGTGCTGCTCCTGCTGCTGCACCACGTGGCCGCGGACGGGTGGTCCCTCGCGCCGCTGCTGCGGGACCTCGGCGTCGCCTACCGCGCCCGGCACGAAGGCGTCGCGCCGGAGTTCACGCCGCTGCCCGTGCAGTACGCGGACTACACGTTGTGGCAGCACGACGTGCTCGGCTCCGACGAGGACGAGCGCAGTGCGTTGCGCGCCCAGCTCGACCACTGGCGCGCCCGGCTGGCCGACCTGCCCGACACGCTCGACCTGCCGACGGACCGGCCACGCCCGAGCCGGCCGGAGCACGACGGCGGCTCGGTGCCGTTGCGCCTGGACGCCGACGTGCACGCCCGCGTGGCACGCCTGGCCGCCGCTCACGGTGCGAGCACGTTCATGGTGCTGCACGCGGCGCTGTCGGCGTTGCTGACGCGGCTCGGCGCGGGCACGGACATCCCGGTGGGCACGCCGGTCGCCGGTCGCCGCGACGAGGCGCTGGACGACCTGGTCGGCTTCTTCGTCAACACGCTCGTGCTGCGGGTCGACACGTCGGGCGAACCCGCGTTCGGCGAGCTGCTGGACCGGGTCCGCGACACCGACCTGGCCGCGTTCGCGCACCAGGACGTGCCGTTCGACCGGCTGGTGGAGGAGCTGGCGCCGCCGCGGTCGCTGGCCAGGCACCCGCTGTTCCAGGTGCTGCTGGCGCTGCAGAACAACGCCGACCCCGACCTGGACCTGCCGGGCGTCACGCCCGAGGTGGTGGACCTGCCCGCCGGGCCGGCCAAGTTCGACCTGTCGTTCACCCTGGCCGAGCGGCACGAGGACGGCGAGCCCGCGGGCCTGCACGGCGAACTGGAGTTCAGCCGGGACCTGTTCGACACCGACACCGCGCACCGGGTGGCGACCTGGTTCGCCCGGCTGCTCGATCGGGCCACGGCCGAGCCGGCGCGCCGCATCGGCGAGCTGGACCTGCTCGCGCCCGGCGAGGCCGACCACCTGGCCCGCGGTGCGGCCGGACCGGTCGGGCCCGTCCCCGACGCGACGGTCCTCGCCGCGTTCGAGCGGTTCGCGGCGGCCGGCGGCGACCGGACGGCGGTGGTGGCCGACGACGTGCGGCTCACCGCGGCCGAGGTGGAGCGGCGCGCCAACCGGCTCGCGCACTCGTTGCTGCGCCGCGGCACGGCGGTCGGCGACGTGGTCGCGGTGGTGCTGCCCCGCTCGGTCGACACCGTCGTGGCGCTGCTGGCCGTGCTGAAGGCGGGCGCGGTCTACCTGCCGCTGGACCCGGACCACCCGGCGGAACGGCGGCGCGCCACGCTCGCCGACGCCCGCCCGGCCCTGGTCGTCGAGGGCTCGGTCGCCGACCACGCGCTGCCCGACGTGCCGGACACGGCTCCCACCGACGCCGACCGCACCCGGCCGCTGACCGCGCGCGACGCCGCGTACGTGATCTACACCTCAGGGTCGACCGGCCGGCCCAAGGGCGTCGTCGTGGAGCACGGTTCCCTGGCGAACCTGCTGCGCCACCACGAAGAGCACGTGTTCACGCCCGTCGCCCGCCGCCTCGGCCGGGACCGGCTCCGGTCCGCGCTCACCGCGCCCGTGGCGTTCGACGCGTCGTGGGACCCGGTGCTGTGGCTGTTCGCCGGCCACGAGCTGCACGTCATCGGCGACGACGCCCGCCGCGACCCGGCCGCCCTGGTCGCCCACCTGCGCCGCGAGCGGATCGACGTCATCGAGACCACGCCGTCCTACGTGGACCACCTGGTGGCGCACGGACTGCTGGACGGCCCCGAGCGGTTCCCGTCCGTCGTGCTGCTGGGCGGCGAGGCGGTGCCCGCGCACCTGTGGGAAACCCTGCGCGGCACGCCCGGGCTGGTGGCGCTCAACTTCTACGGGCCCACCGAGTCCACGGTGGACTCGATGATCGCCGACCTGGCCGACCACGCCGCGCCGGTCATCGGCACGCCCGTGCTCAACAGCCGGGCCCACGTCCTCGACGCGTGGCTGCGGCCCGTGCCGGTGGGCGTGCCCGGCGAGCTGTACCTGTCCGGCCCGAACGTCGCCCGCGGCTACCTCGACCGGCCCGCCCTGACGTCGCACCGGTTCGTCGCGGACCCGTTCGCGGCAGGCGGTGCGCGCATGTACCGCACGGGCGACCTCGCGCGCCGCCTGCCCGACGGTGCCGTGGAGTTCCTCGGCCGCGTCGACAGCCAGGTCAAGGTGCGGGGCTTCCGGGTCGAGCCGGGCGAGGTGGAGGCCGCGCTGCGCCGCCACGGCGGCGTGGACGCGTGCGCCGTGCTGTTGCGCCCCGACCACGGCGGCACGCCGCGGCTCGTCGCCTACGTCACCGCGGCACCCGGCCGGGAGCTGGACACCGCGGCGCTGAGGTCGGCGGTGCGCGCCGAACTGCCGGACTACATGGTGCCGGCGGCGGTGGTGGTGCTGGACGAGTTGCCGTTGAGCCGCAACGGCAAGCTCGACCACGCCGTGCTGCCCGCGCCCGCCGCCCCCGAGCCGGCGCCGCGGACCGACGGCACGCGCACCGCGCGGGAGGAGGCGCTGTGCGCGGTGTTCGCCGACGTGCTCGGCCTGCCCGACGTGGGCGTGGACGACAGCTTCTTCGACCTCGGCGGCGACAGCATCGGCTCCATCCAGCTCGTCAGCCGCGCGCGGCGCGCGGGCCTGGTGTTCACCCCGCGGGACGTGTTCGAGCGCAAGACCGTCGCCGAACTGGCCCTGGTCGCCGTCGAGCCCGCCGACGCGCGGCTCGTGCCCGACACCACCGGCAGCGGACCCGCCGTGCTCACGCCGGTCGTGCGCTGGTTCCTCGACAGCGGCGGCACGCTCGACGGCTTCAACCAGGCCCAGCTCGTCGCGGTGCCGGCCGGACTGGGCCGGGAGCGGCTGCTGGGCGCGCTGGACGCGCTGCTGGACCACCACGACGCGCTGCGGTCCCGCCTGGCCCGCGACGACGAGGGGGAGTGGGTCTACGGGATCGCCGACCCGGGCGCGGTCCGCGCGGCCGACGTCACCCGCCGGGTGGACGTGACGGGGCTGGACGACACCGCCCGCGCCGCCGCGGTCCGGGCCGAGGCGGACACCGCGTGGCGACGCCTGGACCCGGCACGCGGCCGGCTCGTGCAGGCGGTGTGGTTCGACGCGGGCCCCGCGCACCCCGGCGACCTGCTGCTGGTCGTGCACCACCTCGCGGTGGACGGCGTGTCGTGGCGCATCCTGCTGCCCGACCTCGCCCGGGCGTGGCACGCCCTGGCGGCCGGCCGCGAGCCGGAGCTGGAACCGGTGTGGACGTCGTGGCGGCGCTGGTCGCACCTGCTGCACGACGCCGCGCACGACCCGGCGCGCGCCGACCAGCTCCCGTACTGGACCGCCGTCCTCGACGGCCCGGACCCGCTGCTCGGCGCCCGCCCGCTCGACCCGGCCCGCGACACCGTCGGCACGGCCCGCACCAGCGAGGTCCGGCTGACCGTCGAGGAGACCGCGCCGCTGCTCACGGAGGTGCCCGCCGCGTTCCACGCGGGCGTGGACGACGTGCTGCTGACCGCGCTCGCGCTGGCCGTCGGCCGGTGGCGGGAACGGCGTGGCCGCGGCGCGGGGACCTCCGTGCTGCTCCAGGTCGAGGGCCACGGCCGGGAGGACGTGGTGCCGGACGTGGAGCTGTCCCGCACGGTCGGCTGGTTCACCAGCGTGCACCCGGTGCGGCTGGACCCCGGCCGGGTCGGCTGGCCCGAGCTGCTGGCCGGCGGACCGGCCGCGGGCACGGCCCTCAAGCGGGTCAAGGAACAACTGCGCGAGCTGCCGGAGAAGGGCGTCGGCTACGGCCTGCTGCGCCACCTCAACGCCGACACGGCGGGCAAGCTCGCCGGCCTGGGCGCGCCGCAGGTCGCGTTCAACTACCTGGGCCGCGTCGACACCGCCGCGCCGGGCGGCGACCGACTGTGGCTGCCCGCGCCGGGTTTCACCGCCCCCGTCGGGCACGACGACCTGCCGTTCGTGCACGCGATCGAGGTCACGGCCGTCACCGAGGACACCCCCGTCGGCCCGCGCCTGGCCGCCACCCTCGCCTGGCCCGCCGACCTGCTCGCCGACACCGAGGCCGCCGACCTCGCCGCGGCGTGGCGGCAGGCGCTGGGCGGGCTGGTCGAGCACGTCCGGGGCACCGCGGCGGGCGGCCTCACGCCGTCGGACCTGGACCTGGTGCCGCTCAGCCAGGACGAGCTGGACCTGCTGGAAGACGACGAAGACGAGAGCGAGGACTTGGACCGATGA